A genomic stretch from Erigeron canadensis isolate Cc75 chromosome 9, C_canadensis_v1, whole genome shotgun sequence includes:
- the LOC122584008 gene encoding secretory carrier-associated membrane protein 3-like, with translation MAGHHDHNPFSHDDDINPFSNHHKLHGVTPTSKLSTLAPEPALGYGFGGAANTSLDTPAKLKKKQKELEAKEAELNKREEILRQKEAAVARAGVVIRPKNWPSFYPLVHHDIAGDIPLHLQKIQYVAYATLLGVPISLLWNLITSIAILVSDSAGIYIFFSAIYFLLGPPGAFYFWYRPLYRAFKTNNGMNFGCFFFNYAYHIVFFTFAAIGPRILFTGLHFAGILNALKLLSDKHPVLAIMSFIGFGFFALELLLSIWVMQQVYRTFRGNPKATTEPVSIDL, from the exons ATGGCCGGCCATCACGATCACAATCCTTTTAGTCATGACGATGATATCAATCCTTTTTCC AACCATCACAAACTCCATGGGGTCACACCAACTTCCAAACTATCGACTCTTGCTCCTGAACCTGCACTTGGCTACGGTTTTGGTGGCGCGGCTAATACTTCTCTTGATACACCTGCG AAATTAAAGAAGAAGCAAAAGGAGTTGGAAGCTAAAGAAGCTGAATTGAACAAGAGGGAAGAG ATCTTGAGACAAAAAGAAGCGGCCGTGGCAAGAG CTGGTGTTGTTATTAGACCAAAAAATTGGCCTTCGTTTTACCCGTTGGTACATCATGACATTGCTGGAGATATACCACTTCATCTACAAAAAATACAATATGTTGCATATGCAACGTTATTAG GTGTGCCAATTTCACTTTTGTGGAATCTTATAACCAGCATAGCAATATTAGTGAGTGACTCAG CCggaatatatatattcttctcGGCCATCTACTTCTTGTTGGGTCCTCCTGGAGCCTTTTATTTTTGGTATCGTCCGCTATATCGTGCGTTCAA AACGAACAACGGCATGAATTTTGgctgttttttctttaattatgcG TATCATATTGTATTCTTTACCTTTGCTGCAATCGGTCCTCGAATACTATTTACTGGACTACATTTTGC agggATCTTGAATGCATTGAAACTCTTAAGTGATAAGCATCCTGTACTTGCG ataaTGAGCTTTATCGGATTTGGATTCTTTGCACTTGAGCTACTTCTAAGCATTTGGGTTATGCAACAAGTTTATCGAACATTTCGAGGCAATCCTAAAGCAACTACAGAACCAGTGTCGATAGACCTTTGA
- the LOC122581787 gene encoding secretory carrier-associated membrane protein 2-like, translated as MAGRFDPNPFDEGDEVNPFADQGKGAGKSNFSGGSLYTTSVPSAANSRLTPLPHEPADFYDRSAPVDIPLDSAADLKKKERDLQAREADLKKREDIVKRKEEAAARAGIVLEEKNWPPFFPIIHHDIANEIPIHLQKLQYVAFTTYLGLVLCLLWNVVATTTAWIKGEDPKIWFLALIYFISGVPLAYVLWYRPLYRAFRSESAFKFSWFFLFYLVHIGFVIFAAVAPPVVFKGKSLAGILPAVDLLGDHALVGIFYFVGFGLFCLESLLSIWVIQQVYMYFRGSGHAAEMKREVARGAVRAAF; from the exons ATGGCTGGTCGTTTTGATCCTAATCCATTTGATGAAGGAGATGAAGTTAATCCCTTTGCT GATCAAGGGAAAGGAGCAGGAAAGTCGAATTTTAGTGGAGGCTCGTTGTACACGACA AGTGTTCCTTCTGCTGCAAATTCTAGGCTTACACCTCTTCCGCACGAACCTGCAGATTTCTATGACCGAAGTGCTCCTGTTGACATTCCTCTGGATTCGGCTGCG gatttgaagaagaaagagagagacCTACAAGCTAGGGAAGCTGATCTGAAGAAGAGAGAAGAT ATAGTAAAACGCAAAGAAGAAGCAGCTGCTCGAG CTGGTATTGTTCTTGAGGAGAAGAACTGGCCACCATTTTTTCCCATTATTCATCACGATATTGCAAATGAAATACCAATTCATCTACAAAAGTTGCAGTATGTTGCATTCACGACGTACTTGG GATTGGTTCTTTGCCTACTTTGGAAcgttgttgcaacaacaacagCATGGATTAAAGGAGAAG ATCCAAAGATTTGGTTTCTTGCTCTTATCTACTTCATATCAGGGGTCCCACTTGCATATGTGTTGTGGTACCGACCACTTTATCGTGCTTTTAG GAGTGAAAGTGCGTTTAAGTTCAGTTGGTTTTTCCTGTTTTACTTG GTTCACATAGGCTTTGTCATATTTGCTGCCGTTGCTCCACCCGTTGTCTTCAAAGGAAAATCTCTCGC AGGTATCTTGCCAGCCGTTGATCTCCTAGGCGACCACGCATTGGTCGGG ATATTCTATTTTGTTGGATTTGGGCTGTTCTGTCTGGAGTCATTGCTTAGCATCTGGGTTATTCAG CAAGTATACATGTATTTCCGAGGAAGTGGGCATGCTGCTGAGATGAAACGTGAAGTTGCTAGAGGTGCTGTACGAGCAGCATTTTGA
- the LOC122581915 gene encoding serine/threonine-protein kinase rio2, whose amino-acid sequence MKLDVNVLRYLSKDDFRCLTAVEMGMRNHEIVPAELIERIASLRHGGTYKVLRNLLKHKLLHHDSSKYDGFRLTYLGYDFLAIKALVNRGVFSSVGRQIGVGKESDIFEVANEDGTVMAMKLHRLGRTSFRAVKSKRDYLKHRRSFSWLYLSRLAALKEFAFMKALEEHGFPVPHAVDCNRHCVIMSLVQGYPLVQVQQLQNTDTVFEKIIGIIVRLAEHGLIHCDFNEFNIMIDDDEKITVIDFPQMVSVSHRNAEMYFDRDVECIIKFFSKRFNLTFESNAEDSESDEESDSVKPRFSSIKKASGVLDKELSASGFSKKEQDDIEKFTENISGTDDEDTEEGEDLEEDGDNSTINASDIQKFDTLCLLTKDDEQLNTSGDVEEVQEDREGKQVDTNDQAEDDESEEDENPELLDRLARQRKRAIQAARAGRKTNSSRNAYKDKGGKSSHNSKIQKQMSSW is encoded by the exons ATGAAGCTTGATGTAAATGTTCTGAGGTATCTGTCCAAAGATGATTTCCGGTGTCTCACTGCTGTCGAGATGGGAATGCGCAAT CATGAAATTGTGCCTGCAGAGCTCATTGAACGCATTGCTTCGCTCAG GCATGGAGGGACTTACAAGGTGTTGAGGAATTTGCTTAAACACAAGTTGTTGCATCATGATTCTTCTAAGT ATGATGGGTTCCGGCTAACGTACCTTGGTTATGATTTTCTTGCTATCAAGGCTTTGGTAAACCGAGGCGTGTTTTCATCTGTGGGACGCCAAATTGGTGTGGGGAAAGAATCCG ATATTTTTGAGGTTGCAAACGAAGATGGAACAGTTATGGCCATGAAACTACACAGGCTAGGGAGGACCTCTTTTAGAGCTGTCAAGTCTAAGCGTGACTACTTAAAGCACCGCCGTAGCTTTAGCTGGTTGTATCTGTCTCGTCTTGCTGCTCTTAAAGAGTTTGCTTTTATGAAG GCGTTAGAAGAACATGGTTTTCCTGTTCCGCATGCCGTGGATTGCAATCGTCATTGTGTGATCATGTCACTTGTACAAGGCTATCCACT TGTGCAGGTGCAGCAGTTGCAAAATACTGATACTGTCTTTGAGAAGATCATAGGAATCATTGTACGTCTAGCGGAGCATGGCCTGATTCACTGTGACTTCAATGAATTCAACATAATG ATAGACGATGATGAGAAAATTACTGTCATTGATTTTCCTCAGATGGTTTCCGTATCTCATCGAAATGCAGAAAT GTACTTTGATCGTGATGTTGAATGCATTATTAAGTTTTTCAGCAAGAGGTTCAACCTTACTTTTGAATCAAATGCTGAGGATTCAGAGTCAGATGAAGAATCGGATAGTGTAAAACCTCGGTTCTCTTCAATTAAAAAAGCATCTGGTGTTCTTGACAAGGAACTTTCTGCCAGTGGTTTTAGTAAGAAGGAACAAGATGATATTGAAAAG TTTACTGAGAATATTTCTGGTACCGACGATGAAGATACCGAAGAAGGTGAAGATTTAGAAGAAGATGGAGACAATTCTACAATTAATGCATCGGACATCCAAAAATTTGATACTCTATGCTTATTGactaag GATGATGAGCAACTGAACACTTCTGGTGATGTAGAAGAGGTTCAAGAGGATCGTGAAGGGAAGCAGGTAGATACAAATGATCAG GCAGAAGATGATGAAAGCGAAGAGGATGAGAATCCTGAACTTCTAGACCGTCTAGCCAGGCAGCGAAAACGTGCCATTCAAGCAGCTCGTGCGGGGAGGAAGACCAATTCATCAAGAAATGCTTATAAAGACAAGGGTGGTAAATCCTCTCATAATTCCAAGATCCAAAAACAAATGAGTAGTTGGTGA
- the LOC122583239 gene encoding secreted RxLR effector protein 161-like, with amino-acid sequence MGTPMETRTKIHADLEGKPYNQKLYRSMIGSLMYLTASRPDIMFATFMCARFQANPMESHAKAVKRIFRYLKGTMNLGLWYPKDTGFELTAYSDADHAGCKLDRKSTSGSAQFLGDKLVGWSSKKHTCVSTSTAESEYVAAASYCSQVSWMKTQLSDYGIKYDQIPIYWDSKSTIAIS; translated from the coding sequence ATGGGGACACCCATGGAAACTCGAACTAAAATCCATGCAGATTTAGAAGGAAAACCTTACAATCAGAAACTTTATCGCAGTATGATAGGATCACttatgtatctaactgccagtcgcccggatattatgtttgctactttcATGTGCGCCAGATTTCAAGCTAACCCTATGGAAAGTCATGCTAAAGCAGTTAAAAGAATTTTTCGGTATCTTAAGGGAACTATGAATCTTGGTTTATGGTATCCGAAAGATACCGGTTTTGAACTAACTGCTTACTCAGATGCAGACCATGCAGGGTGTAAGTTAGATCGCAAAAGCACTTCTGGTAGTGCACAGTTTCTTGGTGATAAGTTGGTTGGTTGGTCCTCAAAGAAACATACATGTGTTTCCACTTCCACTGCTGAATCTGAATATGTAGCAGCTGCTAGTTATTGCTCTCAAGTTTcgtggatgaagactcaactcTCTGACTATGGTATCAAGTATGATCAAATTCCAATCTACTGGGACTCCAAAAGTACAATTGCAATCTCTTga